The DNA region AGGCCAAGTGTTCCTCCTGTGAAGAGTTGTTTTGAATGGATCCAAATCCAAATTCATCCAATCCATCAAAGAACCCTTCAGGTAACCCTTCCGCGGCCGCCGCCACCACCGTATCTCTCTCCTCTCCAAGCATCGGCGAATGCCCCTCGAACAGCGCCACGTGTCCGAGCAGCTTGTCCTTCCTCGAAAACGTGGTCCCGCACGAGCACTTCCACGTGGCCTCTCCCCGACACTGCTTGACGTGGCTCCTCAAGTCCGACAGCACCGCGAAGCTCTTCTTCCGACACCGCTCGCACGACAGCGTCTTGGGACAGTGGCTCCTCTTGAAGTGGTTCCTCAGACAGAACACTGACTTCAACGCCCTGAATTTCTTGTGCGTCTTGTTACGGTTGCATCCCTCCAAGGGGCACGAAAACCGCGTCGCCTTCAAGCGCGTTTCTCCACGGGCTTTATTCGCCAACGCTTCCGGGGTCTTGAACTCGTCCCCGTGCGCGCGCATGTGCATTCTCAGGTTGGCGTCGCGCGTGAAGCCTTTCCCACACACCTCGCAGAAGTGAAGGTGCTTGGCCAGCAGCTCCATGGCATCGAGCTCCACCACGTTGTCGTCGTCGTTGTTGTTCGGGGAGTCCAACGTTGGAGTCTCCGAGAGAGGGAGCGCGTTTTCCGAGGCGGCGACAAGGGCGACGCCGTTGGTGATGACGTGGCGAATGGCGGTTAGGATCTCGTTGGAGACTATGTTCATTTGGTGGTGAGTGAGGAGAGTGTGGGATTGGATCGATTGGGAGACGAAGCTTTGGACGGAATCCATTCGGGTGCTGAGTTGGGAGAGGTTGCGAAGGGAAACATGGAGGGACTCGATGCTGTTGATGTTTGAGAATTGTTCAGTGGTGTTTGGCATGTGGTTGGGTTGGTTAATTGCCAAGGGTTACTAATTAATCTGTATTCTCTATGTAGCTCGTtcttgttaattgttaatttgttgatGTGAGACTGAGCGATTTGATGAGTAAGATGATCCAGCAAACACTTCGATTCTTCTATATATATGGTATGATATGATGATGATTGttgtacaaacttgaaaatataattaggGCACGATGCTTTTGTCGATACATGCAGCACGTGTTGATTACGTTATATCAATTGACACAAAACAGCAATGGTTTTGCAACTTTTTTGACTATTTTAATTACtagcattttattattattattagttgttAACAATGCTCTAAGATTTCTAAGAGTCAATCATTCAAAtcagttttaataaaatatatattttttagaattttaatataatatcctaataatattaaataaaaaataaaataatgtgcataaattaataataaaaaataaacttcatatataaaagtatcataagttataatttttttttctttgcaccaaaatgatgtaattttaatttttttaattaaaaaaaagaacagtATTAAGCGAAATCGGTTAACCCGACGGGGTTATTGGTTTTGAGCATATTTAATGATGCATCGGGTTTTAGAAATCGTTGGACCAAACACATGATCCATTCCCGATCAAACTGGCCAATTTGATCTGGTTTCAAAACACTGGTTGTTACACAAAAAGTCATGGTaatgataattgtttttttaacccCTAAGCGcattaattaagaaactaaaatagaatttagtacattttattaaaaaaaatttaattctttaatcaatGTTTGAAAACTACTGTTTaacatt from Glycine soja cultivar W05 chromosome 8, ASM419377v2, whole genome shotgun sequence includes:
- the LOC114421879 gene encoding zinc finger protein STOP1 homolog is translated as MPNTTEQFSNINSIESLHVSLRNLSQLSTRMDSVQSFVSQSIQSHTLLTHHQMNIVSNEILTAIRHVITNGVALVAASENALPLSETPTLDSPNNNDDDNVVELDAMELLAKHLHFCEVCGKGFTRDANLRMHMRAHGDEFKTPEALANKARGETRLKATRFSCPLEGCNRNKTHKKFRALKSVFCLRNHFKRSHCPKTLSCERCRKKSFAVLSDLRSHVKQCRGEATWKCSCGTTFSRKDKLLGHVALFEGHSPMLGEERDTVVAAAAEGLPEGFFDGLDEFGFGSIQNNSSQEEHLALGLPTNNLDAWEFSFSNLI